One window from the genome of Bradyrhizobium xenonodulans encodes:
- a CDS encoding RidA family protein, whose product MSITRSIRTPIMHRAVEANGFVFLGGTIADDTSVSMGEQTRNILGKIAGYLKEAGTDKSRVVSASIFVTDLSKKKEMDAAWTEFFGDNLPTRATVGVADLGGSALIEVVVTALKG is encoded by the coding sequence ATGAGCATCACCCGCAGCATCCGCACGCCCATCATGCACCGCGCCGTCGAGGCCAACGGCTTCGTCTTCCTCGGCGGCACCATCGCCGACGACACCTCGGTCTCGATGGGCGAGCAGACGCGCAACATTCTCGGCAAGATCGCCGGCTATCTGAAGGAGGCCGGCACCGACAAGTCGCGCGTGGTCAGCGCCTCGATCTTCGTCACGGATCTCTCCAAGAAGAAGGAGATGGACGCGGCCTGGACCGAGTTCTTCGGCGACAATCTGCCGACCCGCGCCACCGTCGGCGTCGCCGACCTCGGCGGCAGTGCGCTGATCGAGGTGGTGGTCACCGCGCTCAAGGGCTGA